The Parachlamydia acanthamoebae genome has a window encoding:
- a CDS encoding DUF1254 domain-containing protein: protein MKNSFVLSICFLISIPLACFSQSIISDAEAEAIAIDAYIYGYPLITMDVTRQVMTNTENSTVGKAPMGQFGNLRTYPNADFKDVTTPNADTLYSIAWLDLSKEPYILHVPEEGNRYYLMPMLSAWTNIFAAPGTRTTGTQAGDYAITGPKWNGTLPDGVKEFKSPTNLVWVLGRTYSTGTPEDYKLVHAIQDQYSVKPLSYFGKDYTPPKGSFNPKIDMKTPVRDQVNYLDAVTFFNRMMALMVENPPAHEDAPILERISKIGIVAGHKLEQAQLNPNIARVLQLVPRLAQEKILAHVSKAGKTINGWDFILKTGQYGTDYLQRAFIAAVGLGANLPEDAIYPSTHVDSRGQQLDGTYKYVIHFEKGQMPPVKGFWSLTLYNNQYFFVKNPLNRYNLSSRDPFKYNSDGSLDLYIQNSPPDKEKEANWLPAPKGPFVLTFRFYWPEKELLDGMWKPPIVQNRGISTL from the coding sequence ATGAAGAACTCATTCGTTCTCAGTATCTGTTTTTTAATTTCAATTCCACTTGCTTGCTTTTCTCAGAGTATAATCAGCGATGCGGAAGCAGAAGCAATTGCGATCGATGCCTACATTTATGGCTATCCATTAATTACGATGGACGTGACGCGACAAGTGATGACAAATACGGAAAATTCCACCGTTGGAAAAGCCCCAATGGGACAATTTGGAAATCTAAGAACCTATCCCAATGCAGATTTTAAAGATGTTACGACACCTAATGCAGATACTCTTTATTCAATAGCCTGGTTAGACCTTTCGAAAGAACCCTATATTTTGCATGTTCCAGAAGAAGGAAACCGTTACTACCTGATGCCTATGCTAAGCGCTTGGACCAATATTTTCGCAGCCCCAGGAACTCGAACAACGGGCACACAAGCAGGAGATTATGCCATCACAGGACCCAAATGGAATGGGACATTGCCAGATGGAGTGAAAGAGTTCAAATCACCCACCAATCTCGTGTGGGTTTTAGGCAGAACTTACAGTACAGGAACACCGGAAGATTATAAGCTTGTGCATGCCATACAAGATCAATATAGCGTGAAACCACTCAGCTACTTTGGAAAGGATTACACACCACCCAAAGGCTCTTTTAATCCTAAAATTGATATGAAAACACCCGTGCGCGATCAAGTGAATTATTTAGATGCCGTTACTTTTTTTAACCGCATGATGGCGCTCATGGTAGAAAATCCCCCGGCCCATGAAGATGCCCCTATTCTGGAGAGAATCTCTAAAATTGGGATAGTGGCAGGGCATAAGTTGGAACAAGCCCAGTTAAACCCAAACATTGCACGTGTTCTACAACTGGTTCCAAGGCTAGCACAAGAAAAGATCCTAGCACACGTCTCAAAAGCAGGTAAAACGATCAACGGCTGGGATTTTATCCTTAAAACAGGCCAGTATGGAACCGACTATCTTCAGCGCGCTTTCATTGCGGCTGTGGGATTAGGAGCCAATTTACCTGAAGACGCCATCTATCCATCCACACACGTCGATAGTCGTGGGCAGCAACTCGACGGAACCTACAAATACGTCATCCATTTTGAAAAGGGTCAAATGCCTCCAGTCAAAGGATTTTGGTCCTTAACCCTCTATAACAACCAGTATTTTTTTGTAAAAAATCCTTTGAATCGATACAACCTAAGTTCTCGCGATCCTTTTAAATATAACTCCGATGGATCGCTAGATCTTTACATTCAAAATAGCCCGCCAGATAAGGAAAAAGAAGCCAATTGGTTACCAGCTCCTAAAGGTCCATTTGTTTTGACCTTTCGTTTTTATTGGCCTGAAAAAGAACTATTGGATGGAATGTGGAAGCCCCCCATTGTCCAAAATAGAGGCATTTCGACATTATAA